One segment of Streptosporangium brasiliense DNA contains the following:
- a CDS encoding prolyl oligopeptidase family serine peptidase, which produces MIYPPAGRQPIVDHLHGHAVPDPYRWLEDPASAATRDWLAAQDGLWRDHAATLAGRDAWHARVAELSGAGTVSPPVWRGQRRFLLRRTARQEHAVLYTAGPGQAEQALVDPAELDPSGLTTLDHWQPDLDGRLLAYQLSRSGDERSELYVMDVGTRQVVDGPIDRCRYAPVAWLPGGKAFFYVRSRQVFLHRLGTPVGDDVVICPADRSYGLGISHDGRWLTVAAAADGGGNDLWLADLSAAPPDRPELRVVQEGTGAVTAPAVGRDGRLYLLTTLGAPRGRLCVADPARPGPEHWRELVGPDPEAVIGDFAVLDGSVLLVGWTRHAISEISVHDLATGEPLGQVPLPGLGTAGRMSTRPEGGHEVWFTYTDSVTPGSVHRYDARTGRSSLWAAAPGTVEVPELSARRLVYTSADGTPVRMVVLARPGTGPRPTILYGYGGFGLSLTPSYSSYVLPWVEAGGVFAFAQLRGGGEQGAQWHRDGMLDRKQNVFDDFVAAAERLIADGWTSADRLGICGESNGGLLVGAALTQRPDLFAAAVCSAPLLDMVRYERSGLGPSWRSEYGTAADPEQLGWLLGYSPYHRVRDGVDYPATLLTAFDGDSRVDPCHARKMCAALQGAASGSRPILLRHESGVGHGPRAVSRSVGLAGDMLAFLAAHTGLERPR; this is translated from the coding sequence ATGATCTACCCACCCGCCGGGCGGCAGCCGATCGTCGACCACCTCCACGGTCACGCCGTACCCGACCCCTACCGGTGGCTGGAGGATCCGGCGAGCGCCGCGACCCGGGACTGGCTGGCCGCCCAGGACGGGCTGTGGCGCGACCACGCCGCCACGCTCGCCGGGCGCGACGCGTGGCACGCCCGGGTGGCCGAGCTCTCCGGCGCCGGGACGGTCAGCCCGCCGGTCTGGCGCGGGCAGCGCCGCTTCCTGCTGCGCCGTACGGCCCGGCAGGAGCACGCGGTGCTCTACACCGCCGGGCCGGGACAGGCCGAACAGGCGCTGGTCGACCCGGCGGAGCTCGACCCCAGCGGCCTGACCACGCTCGACCACTGGCAGCCCGACCTCGACGGCCGGCTGCTGGCCTACCAGCTGTCCAGGAGCGGCGACGAGCGGTCGGAGCTGTACGTCATGGACGTCGGCACCCGGCAGGTCGTCGACGGTCCCATCGACCGCTGCCGCTACGCGCCGGTGGCCTGGCTGCCGGGCGGGAAGGCGTTCTTCTACGTCCGCTCTCGCCAGGTCTTCCTGCACCGGCTCGGCACCCCGGTCGGCGACGACGTGGTGATCTGCCCCGCCGACCGCTCCTACGGCCTGGGGATCAGCCACGACGGCCGCTGGCTGACGGTGGCGGCGGCGGCCGACGGCGGCGGCAACGACCTGTGGCTGGCCGACCTGTCCGCCGCCCCTCCCGACCGCCCCGAACTGCGGGTGGTCCAGGAGGGGACGGGCGCGGTGACGGCGCCCGCCGTCGGCCGCGACGGGCGCCTGTACCTCCTCACCACCCTGGGCGCGCCCCGGGGCCGCCTGTGCGTCGCCGACCCGGCGCGTCCCGGACCCGAGCACTGGCGCGAGCTGGTCGGCCCGGATCCGGAGGCGGTGATCGGCGACTTCGCGGTCCTCGACGGCTCGGTGCTCCTGGTCGGCTGGACCCGGCACGCGATCAGTGAGATCAGCGTCCACGACCTGGCGACCGGCGAGCCGCTTGGCCAGGTGCCGCTGCCCGGCCTCGGGACGGCCGGGCGGATGTCCACCCGGCCCGAGGGCGGCCACGAGGTCTGGTTCACCTACACCGACAGCGTCACCCCCGGGAGCGTGCACCGCTACGACGCGCGCACCGGCCGCAGCTCGCTCTGGGCCGCCGCGCCCGGCACGGTCGAGGTGCCGGAGCTGTCGGCCCGCCGGCTCGTCTACACCTCGGCGGACGGCACACCGGTGCGGATGGTCGTGCTGGCCCGGCCCGGGACCGGCCCCCGCCCGACGATCCTGTACGGCTACGGCGGGTTCGGCCTCTCGCTCACCCCCTCCTACTCCAGCTACGTCCTGCCCTGGGTCGAGGCCGGCGGGGTCTTCGCCTTCGCCCAGCTGCGCGGCGGCGGCGAGCAGGGCGCGCAGTGGCACCGCGACGGAATGCTCGACCGCAAGCAGAACGTCTTCGACGACTTCGTGGCGGCGGCCGAACGGCTCATCGCCGACGGCTGGACCAGCGCCGACCGGCTGGGCATCTGCGGCGAGTCGAACGGCGGGCTGCTGGTCGGAGCCGCCCTGACGCAGCGGCCGGACCTGTTCGCCGCGGCGGTCTGCTCGGCCCCGCTGCTCGACATGGTCCGCTACGAGCGCTCCGGGCTCGGCCCCTCCTGGCGCTCGGAGTACGGCACGGCCGCCGACCCCGAGCAGCTCGGCTGGCTGCTGGGCTACTCCCCCTATCACCGGGTCAGGGACGGGGTGGACTACCCGGCAACGCTGCTGACCGCCTTCGACGGCGACTCCCGAGTGGACCCCTGCCACGCCCGCAAGATGTGCGCGGCGCTGCAGGGGGCGGCCTCGGGCTCCCGGCCGATCCTGCTGCGCCACGAGAGCGGCGTCGGGCACGGGCCCCGGGCGGTCAGCCGGTCGGTCGGACTGGCGGGCGACATGCTCGCCTTCCTCGCCGCGCACACCGGCCTCGAACGGCCCCGCTAG
- a CDS encoding ATP-binding cassette domain-containing protein encodes MSRGHRPPPRTAPADGHRARPATGPAGGSHRARPATGPTGGGHRAPAQAGPVDRPIRRALRRDPRLLVRLGLWSVAETAPALVIGLAIARAVDEGFAAGRPGTGAAWLAVLAGAWLLAAAGARQVVLAVAAIVEPFREELLGHVVESTLERSAAAGHGADTAAVARSNLQVELARDALASVITVVRSFVFTVAGVVLGLMTLIPQVLVLVLPPFVAGLGLFLLSLPAMARRQRAFLLADERTAEAVTAVTGGLRDVAACVADDRVAAGVGRQVAEQAAAGRSLARVTAVRTLSLAVGGRLPVLLVLAGTPWLLGQGAGAGVILGALAYVTQSLAPALGNLVEGLGISGVRLRVSLDRILRSGAPARPATARSAARDVEVRLSGVRFAYGPHAEPVISDLDLSVPEGDHIAVVGPSGIGKSTLAALVTGVLRPDAGQVTVGGVPADRLDPAQRVLIPQEAYVFRGTLLENLTYLTQAPRQAVDDAVAAVGLTALVARLGGHHAEIHSGLLSPAERQLVALARAYLTPARLVILDEATCHLDPAAEARAEEAFARRGGTLLVIAHRLTSARRARRILVMDGTSVRLGGHEEMLATSPLYADLVGHWNPSDTQELVP; translated from the coding sequence GTGAGCCGCGGCCACCGCCCCCCGCCCCGGACGGCCCCCGCCGACGGCCACCGCGCCCGCCCCGCGACCGGTCCTGCGGGCGGCAGCCACCGCGCCCGCCCCGCGACCGGCCCCACGGGCGGCGGCCACCGCGCCCCCGCCCAGGCCGGCCCGGTCGACCGCCCGATCCGCCGGGCGCTCCGGCGGGACCCCCGCCTGCTTGTCAGGCTCGGCCTCTGGTCGGTCGCGGAGACCGCGCCCGCCCTCGTCATCGGCCTCGCCATCGCGCGGGCCGTCGACGAGGGGTTCGCCGCCGGCCGGCCCGGCACCGGGGCCGCCTGGCTGGCCGTCCTCGCCGGCGCCTGGCTGCTGGCCGCGGCGGGCGCGCGGCAGGTCGTGCTGGCCGTCGCCGCCATCGTGGAGCCGTTCCGGGAGGAGCTGCTCGGCCACGTCGTCGAGAGCACGCTGGAGCGGTCGGCGGCAGCCGGGCACGGGGCGGACACCGCGGCGGTGGCCCGGTCGAACCTGCAGGTCGAGCTGGCCCGCGACGCCCTGGCCTCGGTCATCACCGTCGTCAGGTCCTTCGTCTTCACCGTGGCCGGCGTCGTGCTCGGCCTGATGACGTTGATCCCCCAGGTGCTCGTGCTGGTCCTGCCGCCCTTCGTCGCCGGCCTGGGCCTCTTCCTGCTCTCGCTGCCGGCCATGGCCCGGCGGCAGCGGGCGTTCCTGCTGGCCGACGAGCGCACCGCCGAGGCGGTCACCGCCGTGACCGGCGGGCTGCGCGACGTCGCCGCCTGCGTGGCGGACGACCGGGTGGCCGCCGGGGTCGGCCGGCAGGTGGCGGAGCAGGCCGCCGCCGGGCGCTCGCTCGCCAGGGTCACCGCCGTGCGGACGCTGTCGCTGGCGGTGGGCGGCCGGCTGCCGGTCCTGCTCGTGCTGGCCGGCACCCCCTGGCTGCTGGGCCAGGGGGCCGGGGCCGGGGTGATCCTCGGCGCCCTGGCCTACGTCACGCAGTCACTGGCGCCGGCGCTCGGCAACCTCGTGGAGGGCCTGGGCATCAGCGGGGTCCGGCTGCGCGTGTCGCTCGACCGCATCCTCCGCTCCGGCGCGCCCGCCCGCCCGGCGACCGCGCGGAGCGCGGCCCGGGACGTGGAGGTGCGGCTGAGCGGCGTGAGGTTCGCCTACGGCCCGCACGCCGAACCGGTCATCTCCGATCTCGACCTGTCCGTCCCCGAGGGGGACCACATCGCCGTGGTGGGGCCCAGCGGCATCGGCAAGTCCACCCTCGCCGCGCTCGTCACCGGCGTGCTCCGGCCGGACGCGGGGCAGGTCACCGTCGGCGGCGTCCCGGCCGACCGGCTCGACCCGGCCCAGCGGGTGCTCATCCCCCAGGAGGCCTACGTCTTCCGGGGCACGCTCCTGGAGAACCTGACCTACCTGACGCAGGCGCCGCGGCAGGCCGTCGACGACGCCGTGGCGGCGGTCGGCCTGACCGCCCTGGTGGCCCGGCTGGGCGGCCACCACGCCGAGATCCACTCCGGTCTGCTGTCGCCGGCCGAGCGCCAGCTGGTGGCCCTGGCCCGGGCCTACCTGACCCCGGCCCGCCTGGTCATCCTCGACGAGGCGACCTGCCATCTGGACCCGGCGGCCGAGGCCCGCGCGGAGGAGGCGTTCGCCCGCCGCGGGGGCACCCTCCTCGTCATCGCCCACCGGCTGACCTCCGCGCGGCGCGCCCGGCGGATCCTCGTCATGGACGGCACGAGCGTCCGGCTGGGAGGGCACGAGGAGATGCTCGCCACCTCGCCGCTCTACGCCGACCTGGTCGGCCACTGGAACCCCTCGGACACCCAGGAGCTGGTGCCATGA
- a CDS encoding response regulator transcription factor produces MISVLIAEDMHLIRGAMVALLSAEHDIKVVDDVGHGDDVVPSCLVHRPDIALVDIGLPGTDGLAATAELNRRLPSCKAVILTGLATPAALRRALDAGARGFVVKDTPAGQLAECVRRVAAGERVIDPDLAVAALNARQNPLTTRELEVLKAAAEGAPVSEIADRLFLSGGTVRNYLSRILSKIGARTRVEAVTMAREAGWLWPDDVREIGLIRYRDVN; encoded by the coding sequence GTGATAAGCGTCCTGATCGCCGAGGACATGCATCTCATCCGTGGAGCGATGGTCGCCCTGCTCTCCGCCGAGCACGACATCAAAGTGGTCGACGACGTCGGGCACGGCGACGACGTGGTGCCCTCCTGCCTGGTCCACAGGCCCGACATCGCGCTCGTCGACATCGGCCTGCCCGGCACCGACGGCCTGGCCGCCACGGCGGAGCTGAACCGCAGGCTCCCCTCGTGCAAGGCGGTGATCCTGACCGGGCTGGCGACGCCGGCCGCGCTGCGCCGGGCGCTGGACGCCGGGGCGCGCGGGTTCGTCGTCAAGGACACCCCGGCCGGGCAGCTCGCCGAGTGCGTGCGCCGGGTGGCCGCCGGCGAGCGGGTCATCGACCCCGACCTCGCCGTCGCCGCGCTCAACGCCAGGCAGAACCCGCTCACCACCCGGGAACTGGAGGTCCTCAAGGCCGCGGCCGAGGGGGCGCCGGTCAGCGAGATCGCCGACCGGCTCTTCCTGTCCGGCGGCACGGTCCGCAACTACCTGTCGCGGATCCTGTCCAAGATCGGTGCCCGGACGCGGGTGGAGGCGGTCACCATGGCCCGGGAGGCCGGCTGGCTGTGGCCGGACGACGTGCGGGAGATCGGGCTGATCCGCTACCGGGACGTCAACTGA